The following proteins are encoded in a genomic region of Sparus aurata chromosome 23, fSpaAur1.1, whole genome shotgun sequence:
- the LOC115575941 gene encoding choline transporter-like protein 2 isoform X4, protein MELEEKPKYGEPRKYDPTFKGPIQNRGCTDIVCCILFIIAILGYFAVGILAWSQGDPRKVIYPTDSRGQFCGQAGTPLEKKPLLFYFNIMKCASPMVLLEFQCPTTQMCVEKCPEKFMTLIKAYSNKNDFDYYKKFCKDGVTNTMGVPDILKYGLCPAMLTPSKPFTRRCFPALGQKGGVITVGNNSHFDDGSGKMRDAKDLMDGVKNATVVIEARQVVMKIFEDYTQSWYWILLGLVIAMLTSLLFIVLLRFLAGIMVWVMIVLVILVIGYGIFHCYMEYAALKGEPGSDVTLQDLGFQTDFTVYLQIRQTWLAFMIILAIVELIIILLLIFLRKRILIAVALIKEASRAIGHVMSSLFYPLFTFLLLAMVIAYWAVTAVFLSTSNEPIYKVFNETACDHSRQTCDPANYTTSSMKKECPDSECLFAFYGGETVYHKYLIGLQFYNVFLFFWCANFVTALGQMTLAGAFASYYWAFVKPDDMPAFPVFSALGRSLRYHTGTLAFGSLILSIIQIIRVLLEYLDHKLKGAQNKCTKFLLCCLKCCFWCLEKFVKFLNRNAYIMVAIYGKNFCTSARDAFFLLMRNMIRVAVLDKVTDFLLFLGKLLIVGLVGIFAFFFFSGRVKAFENTAPHLHYYWVPILTVVIGSYLIAHGFFSVYAMCVDTLFLCFLEDLERNDGSAERPYLMPESLRKVLNKKNKTQPAE, encoded by the exons gcGAGCCAAGGAAGTATGACCCAACCTTCAAGGGTCCAATCCAGAACAG GGGCTGCACAGACATTGTGTGCTGCATTCTCTTCATTATTGCCATACTGGGTTATTTTGCAGTGGGAATACTGG cCTGGTCCCAGGGCGACCCCAGGAAGGTGATCTATCCCACGGACAGCAGAGGGCAGTTCTGTGGGCAGGCTGGCACCCCACTCGA GAAGAAGCCACTGTTGTTCTACTTCAACATCATGAAGTGTGCCAGCCCCATGGTGCTGCTGGAGTTTCAGTGTCCGACCACACAG ATGTGTGTGGAGAAGTGCCCTGAAAAGTTCATGACGTTAATCAAAGCCTACAGCAACAAAAATGACTTCGACTACTACAAGAAATTCTGCAAGGATGGTGTGACTAATACAATG GGTGTACCAGATATCCTCAAATATGGTCTGTGTCCTGCCATGCTGACCCCGAGCAAACCTT TCACTCGTAGGTGTTTCCCAGCTTTGGGCCAGAAAGGAGGGGTGATAACAGTGGGAAATAACTCCCACTTTGATGATGGCAGTGGAAAAATGAGAGATGCCAAAGATCTTATGGATGGAGTCAA GAATGCCACTGTGGTTATAGAAGCTCGTCAGGTTGTCATGAAAATCTTTGAGGATTACACACAGTCCTGGTACTGGATCCTCCT CGGATTGGTTATTGCTATGCTCACCAGCCTGCTCTTCATCGTCCTCCTGCGCTTCTTAGCGGGGATCATGGTCTGGGTTATGATTGTCCTGGTGATCCTGGTCATAGGATACG GTATCTTCCACTGCTACATGGAGTATGCTGCACTGAAAGGAGAACCAGGTTCTGATGTGACTCTACAAGATCTGGGCTTCCAGACAGACTTCACGGTGTATCTGCAGATCAGACAGACTTGGCTCGCCTTCA TGATTATCCTGGCCATTGTGGAGCTCATCATCATCCTACTGCTCATCTTTCTCAGGAAGAGGATCCTCATTGCCGTTGCTCTCATTAAAGAAGCCAGCAG AGCCATCGGACATGTGATGTCTTCTCTTTTCTACCCACTGTTCACGTTCCTTCTCCTGGCCATGGTTATCGCCTACTGGGCAGTAACTGCTGT CTTCTTGTCTACCTCAAATGAACCCATCTACAAAGTCTTCAACGAGACAGCATGCGACCACTCAAGACAAACTTGTGACCCAGCT AACTACACGACCAGTTCCATGAAAAAGGAGTGCCCTGACTCTGAGTGCCTTTTTGCCTTCTACGGTGGAGAGACCGTTTACCACAAATACCTGATCGGCCTGCAGTTCTAcaacgtcttcctcttcttctggtGTGCCAACTTTGTCACGGCTCTGGGACAGATGACCCTGGCCGGGGCCTTCGCCTCGTACTACTGGGCCTTTGTCAAGCCAGATGACATGCCTGCCTTCCCAGTGTTTTCTGCCCTCGGGAGATCTCTCAG GTATCATACAGGAACTCTGGCCTTTGGCTCCCTTATCCTCTCAAtcattcagatcatcagggttTTGCTGGAGTATCTGGACCACAAACTGAAAG GAGCCCAAAATAAGTGTACCAAATTCCTGCTGTGCTGTCTGAAGTGCTGCTTCTGGTGTCTTGAGAAATTCGTCAAGTTCCTAAACAGAAATGCCTACATTATG GTGGCAATTTATGGCAAAAACTTTTGCACCTCTGCCAGAGAtgccttcttcctcctcatgaGGAACATGATCAG GGTGGCTGTCTTGGACAAAGTGACAgatttcctcttgtttttggGCAAACTGCTCATCGTCGGACTCGTGG GGatctttgctttctttttcttctctgggAGAGTGAAGGCCTTTGAGAATACAGCTCCTCATCTCCACTACTACTGGGTGCCTATCCTG ACGGTGGTGATTGGGTCCTACCTCATTGCCCATGGATTCTTCAGTGTGTACGCCATGTGTGTGGACActcttttcctctgtttct TGGAGGATCTTGAGAGGAATGATGGCAGTGCAGAGAGGCCGTACCTGATGCCTGAGAGCCTCCGCAAAGTCCTGAATAAGAAGAACAAGACCCAGCCGGCTGAGTAA
- the LOC115575941 gene encoding choline transporter-like protein 2 isoform X2 — MELEEKPKYGEPRKYDPTFKGPIQNRGCTDIVCCILFIIAILGYFAVGILAWSQGDPRKVIYPTDSRGQFCGQAGTPLEKKPLLFYFNIMKCASPMVLLEFQCPTTQMCVEKCPEKFMTLIKAYSNKNDFDYYKKFCKDGVTNTMGVPDILKYGLCPAMLTPSKPFTRRCFPALGQKGGVITVGNNSHFDDGSGKMRDAKDLMDGVKNATVVIEARQVVMKIFEDYTQSWYWILLGLVIAMLTSLLFIVLLRFLAGIMVWVMIVLVILVIGYGIFHCYMEYAALKGEPGSDVTLQDLGFQTDFTVYLQIRQTWLAFMIILAIVELIIILLLIFLRKRILIAVALIKEASRAIGHVMSSLFYPLFTFLLLAMVIAYWAVTAVFLSTSNEPIYKVFNETACDHSRQTCDPANYTTSSMKKECPDSECLFAFYGGETVYHKYLIGLQFYNVFLFFWCANFVTALGQMTLAGAFASYYWAFVKPDDMPAFPVFSALGRSLRYHTGTLAFGSLILSIIQIIRVLLEYLDHKLKGAQNKCTKFLLCCLKCCFWCLEKFVKFLNRNAYIMVAIYGKNFCTSARDAFFLLMRNMIRVAVLDKVTDFLLFLGKLLIVGLVGIFAFFFFSGRVKAFENTAPHLHYYWVPILTVVIGSYLIAHGFFSVYAMCVDTLFLCFCEDLERNDGSAARPYYMSSTLHEILWKNKAEDLPSSSAQQQDDEDIQLKPKQAEEEDAT; from the exons gcGAGCCAAGGAAGTATGACCCAACCTTCAAGGGTCCAATCCAGAACAG GGGCTGCACAGACATTGTGTGCTGCATTCTCTTCATTATTGCCATACTGGGTTATTTTGCAGTGGGAATACTGG cCTGGTCCCAGGGCGACCCCAGGAAGGTGATCTATCCCACGGACAGCAGAGGGCAGTTCTGTGGGCAGGCTGGCACCCCACTCGA GAAGAAGCCACTGTTGTTCTACTTCAACATCATGAAGTGTGCCAGCCCCATGGTGCTGCTGGAGTTTCAGTGTCCGACCACACAG ATGTGTGTGGAGAAGTGCCCTGAAAAGTTCATGACGTTAATCAAAGCCTACAGCAACAAAAATGACTTCGACTACTACAAGAAATTCTGCAAGGATGGTGTGACTAATACAATG GGTGTACCAGATATCCTCAAATATGGTCTGTGTCCTGCCATGCTGACCCCGAGCAAACCTT TCACTCGTAGGTGTTTCCCAGCTTTGGGCCAGAAAGGAGGGGTGATAACAGTGGGAAATAACTCCCACTTTGATGATGGCAGTGGAAAAATGAGAGATGCCAAAGATCTTATGGATGGAGTCAA GAATGCCACTGTGGTTATAGAAGCTCGTCAGGTTGTCATGAAAATCTTTGAGGATTACACACAGTCCTGGTACTGGATCCTCCT CGGATTGGTTATTGCTATGCTCACCAGCCTGCTCTTCATCGTCCTCCTGCGCTTCTTAGCGGGGATCATGGTCTGGGTTATGATTGTCCTGGTGATCCTGGTCATAGGATACG GTATCTTCCACTGCTACATGGAGTATGCTGCACTGAAAGGAGAACCAGGTTCTGATGTGACTCTACAAGATCTGGGCTTCCAGACAGACTTCACGGTGTATCTGCAGATCAGACAGACTTGGCTCGCCTTCA TGATTATCCTGGCCATTGTGGAGCTCATCATCATCCTACTGCTCATCTTTCTCAGGAAGAGGATCCTCATTGCCGTTGCTCTCATTAAAGAAGCCAGCAG AGCCATCGGACATGTGATGTCTTCTCTTTTCTACCCACTGTTCACGTTCCTTCTCCTGGCCATGGTTATCGCCTACTGGGCAGTAACTGCTGT CTTCTTGTCTACCTCAAATGAACCCATCTACAAAGTCTTCAACGAGACAGCATGCGACCACTCAAGACAAACTTGTGACCCAGCT AACTACACGACCAGTTCCATGAAAAAGGAGTGCCCTGACTCTGAGTGCCTTTTTGCCTTCTACGGTGGAGAGACCGTTTACCACAAATACCTGATCGGCCTGCAGTTCTAcaacgtcttcctcttcttctggtGTGCCAACTTTGTCACGGCTCTGGGACAGATGACCCTGGCCGGGGCCTTCGCCTCGTACTACTGGGCCTTTGTCAAGCCAGATGACATGCCTGCCTTCCCAGTGTTTTCTGCCCTCGGGAGATCTCTCAG GTATCATACAGGAACTCTGGCCTTTGGCTCCCTTATCCTCTCAAtcattcagatcatcagggttTTGCTGGAGTATCTGGACCACAAACTGAAAG GAGCCCAAAATAAGTGTACCAAATTCCTGCTGTGCTGTCTGAAGTGCTGCTTCTGGTGTCTTGAGAAATTCGTCAAGTTCCTAAACAGAAATGCCTACATTATG GTGGCAATTTATGGCAAAAACTTTTGCACCTCTGCCAGAGAtgccttcttcctcctcatgaGGAACATGATCAG GGTGGCTGTCTTGGACAAAGTGACAgatttcctcttgtttttggGCAAACTGCTCATCGTCGGACTCGTGG GGatctttgctttctttttcttctctgggAGAGTGAAGGCCTTTGAGAATACAGCTCCTCATCTCCACTACTACTGGGTGCCTATCCTG ACGGTGGTGATTGGGTCCTACCTCATTGCCCATGGATTCTTCAGTGTGTACGCCATGTGTGTGGACActcttttcctctgtttct gtGAAGACTTGGAGCGCAATGACGGTTCAGCAGCAAGGCCTTATTACATGTCCTCAACGCTCCATGAGATTCTGTGGAAGAACAAGGCTGAGGATCTGCCTTCATCTTCTGCTCAGCAACAGGACGATGAAGACATCCAGTTGAAACCAAAgcaagcagaggaggaggacgcaACTTAA
- the LOC115575941 gene encoding choline transporter-like protein 2 isoform X3, whose protein sequence is MPEGDEEYFGKNGEPRKYDPTFKGPIQNRGCTDIVCCILFIIAILGYFAVGILAWSQGDPRKVIYPTDSRGQFCGQAGTPLEKKPLLFYFNIMKCASPMVLLEFQCPTTQMCVEKCPEKFMTLIKAYSNKNDFDYYKKFCKDGVTNTMGVPDILKYGLCPAMLTPSKPFTRRCFPALGQKGGVITVGNNSHFDDGSGKMRDAKDLMDGVKNATVVIEARQVVMKIFEDYTQSWYWILLGLVIAMLTSLLFIVLLRFLAGIMVWVMIVLVILVIGYGIFHCYMEYAALKGEPGSDVTLQDLGFQTDFTVYLQIRQTWLAFMIILAIVELIIILLLIFLRKRILIAVALIKEASRAIGHVMSSLFYPLFTFLLLAMVIAYWAVTAVFLSTSNEPIYKVFNETACDHSRQTCDPANYTTSSMKKECPDSECLFAFYGGETVYHKYLIGLQFYNVFLFFWCANFVTALGQMTLAGAFASYYWAFVKPDDMPAFPVFSALGRSLRYHTGTLAFGSLILSIIQIIRVLLEYLDHKLKGAQNKCTKFLLCCLKCCFWCLEKFVKFLNRNAYIMVAIYGKNFCTSARDAFFLLMRNMIRVAVLDKVTDFLLFLGKLLIVGLVGIFAFFFFSGRVKAFENTAPHLHYYWVPILTVVIGSYLIAHGFFSVYAMCVDTLFLCFLEDLERNDGSAERPYLMPESLRKVLNKKNKTQPAE, encoded by the exons ATGCCTGAGGGGGATGAAGAATATTTTGGAAAGAATG gcGAGCCAAGGAAGTATGACCCAACCTTCAAGGGTCCAATCCAGAACAG GGGCTGCACAGACATTGTGTGCTGCATTCTCTTCATTATTGCCATACTGGGTTATTTTGCAGTGGGAATACTGG cCTGGTCCCAGGGCGACCCCAGGAAGGTGATCTATCCCACGGACAGCAGAGGGCAGTTCTGTGGGCAGGCTGGCACCCCACTCGA GAAGAAGCCACTGTTGTTCTACTTCAACATCATGAAGTGTGCCAGCCCCATGGTGCTGCTGGAGTTTCAGTGTCCGACCACACAG ATGTGTGTGGAGAAGTGCCCTGAAAAGTTCATGACGTTAATCAAAGCCTACAGCAACAAAAATGACTTCGACTACTACAAGAAATTCTGCAAGGATGGTGTGACTAATACAATG GGTGTACCAGATATCCTCAAATATGGTCTGTGTCCTGCCATGCTGACCCCGAGCAAACCTT TCACTCGTAGGTGTTTCCCAGCTTTGGGCCAGAAAGGAGGGGTGATAACAGTGGGAAATAACTCCCACTTTGATGATGGCAGTGGAAAAATGAGAGATGCCAAAGATCTTATGGATGGAGTCAA GAATGCCACTGTGGTTATAGAAGCTCGTCAGGTTGTCATGAAAATCTTTGAGGATTACACACAGTCCTGGTACTGGATCCTCCT CGGATTGGTTATTGCTATGCTCACCAGCCTGCTCTTCATCGTCCTCCTGCGCTTCTTAGCGGGGATCATGGTCTGGGTTATGATTGTCCTGGTGATCCTGGTCATAGGATACG GTATCTTCCACTGCTACATGGAGTATGCTGCACTGAAAGGAGAACCAGGTTCTGATGTGACTCTACAAGATCTGGGCTTCCAGACAGACTTCACGGTGTATCTGCAGATCAGACAGACTTGGCTCGCCTTCA TGATTATCCTGGCCATTGTGGAGCTCATCATCATCCTACTGCTCATCTTTCTCAGGAAGAGGATCCTCATTGCCGTTGCTCTCATTAAAGAAGCCAGCAG AGCCATCGGACATGTGATGTCTTCTCTTTTCTACCCACTGTTCACGTTCCTTCTCCTGGCCATGGTTATCGCCTACTGGGCAGTAACTGCTGT CTTCTTGTCTACCTCAAATGAACCCATCTACAAAGTCTTCAACGAGACAGCATGCGACCACTCAAGACAAACTTGTGACCCAGCT AACTACACGACCAGTTCCATGAAAAAGGAGTGCCCTGACTCTGAGTGCCTTTTTGCCTTCTACGGTGGAGAGACCGTTTACCACAAATACCTGATCGGCCTGCAGTTCTAcaacgtcttcctcttcttctggtGTGCCAACTTTGTCACGGCTCTGGGACAGATGACCCTGGCCGGGGCCTTCGCCTCGTACTACTGGGCCTTTGTCAAGCCAGATGACATGCCTGCCTTCCCAGTGTTTTCTGCCCTCGGGAGATCTCTCAG GTATCATACAGGAACTCTGGCCTTTGGCTCCCTTATCCTCTCAAtcattcagatcatcagggttTTGCTGGAGTATCTGGACCACAAACTGAAAG GAGCCCAAAATAAGTGTACCAAATTCCTGCTGTGCTGTCTGAAGTGCTGCTTCTGGTGTCTTGAGAAATTCGTCAAGTTCCTAAACAGAAATGCCTACATTATG GTGGCAATTTATGGCAAAAACTTTTGCACCTCTGCCAGAGAtgccttcttcctcctcatgaGGAACATGATCAG GGTGGCTGTCTTGGACAAAGTGACAgatttcctcttgtttttggGCAAACTGCTCATCGTCGGACTCGTGG GGatctttgctttctttttcttctctgggAGAGTGAAGGCCTTTGAGAATACAGCTCCTCATCTCCACTACTACTGGGTGCCTATCCTG ACGGTGGTGATTGGGTCCTACCTCATTGCCCATGGATTCTTCAGTGTGTACGCCATGTGTGTGGACActcttttcctctgtttct TGGAGGATCTTGAGAGGAATGATGGCAGTGCAGAGAGGCCGTACCTGATGCCTGAGAGCCTCCGCAAAGTCCTGAATAAGAAGAACAAGACCCAGCCGGCTGAGTAA
- the LOC115575941 gene encoding choline transporter-like protein 2 isoform X1, with product MPEGDEEYFGKNGEPRKYDPTFKGPIQNRGCTDIVCCILFIIAILGYFAVGILAWSQGDPRKVIYPTDSRGQFCGQAGTPLEKKPLLFYFNIMKCASPMVLLEFQCPTTQMCVEKCPEKFMTLIKAYSNKNDFDYYKKFCKDGVTNTMGVPDILKYGLCPAMLTPSKPFTRRCFPALGQKGGVITVGNNSHFDDGSGKMRDAKDLMDGVKNATVVIEARQVVMKIFEDYTQSWYWILLGLVIAMLTSLLFIVLLRFLAGIMVWVMIVLVILVIGYGIFHCYMEYAALKGEPGSDVTLQDLGFQTDFTVYLQIRQTWLAFMIILAIVELIIILLLIFLRKRILIAVALIKEASRAIGHVMSSLFYPLFTFLLLAMVIAYWAVTAVFLSTSNEPIYKVFNETACDHSRQTCDPANYTTSSMKKECPDSECLFAFYGGETVYHKYLIGLQFYNVFLFFWCANFVTALGQMTLAGAFASYYWAFVKPDDMPAFPVFSALGRSLRYHTGTLAFGSLILSIIQIIRVLLEYLDHKLKGAQNKCTKFLLCCLKCCFWCLEKFVKFLNRNAYIMVAIYGKNFCTSARDAFFLLMRNMIRVAVLDKVTDFLLFLGKLLIVGLVGIFAFFFFSGRVKAFENTAPHLHYYWVPILTVVIGSYLIAHGFFSVYAMCVDTLFLCFCEDLERNDGSAARPYYMSSTLHEILWKNKAEDLPSSSAQQQDDEDIQLKPKQAEEEDAT from the exons ATGCCTGAGGGGGATGAAGAATATTTTGGAAAGAATG gcGAGCCAAGGAAGTATGACCCAACCTTCAAGGGTCCAATCCAGAACAG GGGCTGCACAGACATTGTGTGCTGCATTCTCTTCATTATTGCCATACTGGGTTATTTTGCAGTGGGAATACTGG cCTGGTCCCAGGGCGACCCCAGGAAGGTGATCTATCCCACGGACAGCAGAGGGCAGTTCTGTGGGCAGGCTGGCACCCCACTCGA GAAGAAGCCACTGTTGTTCTACTTCAACATCATGAAGTGTGCCAGCCCCATGGTGCTGCTGGAGTTTCAGTGTCCGACCACACAG ATGTGTGTGGAGAAGTGCCCTGAAAAGTTCATGACGTTAATCAAAGCCTACAGCAACAAAAATGACTTCGACTACTACAAGAAATTCTGCAAGGATGGTGTGACTAATACAATG GGTGTACCAGATATCCTCAAATATGGTCTGTGTCCTGCCATGCTGACCCCGAGCAAACCTT TCACTCGTAGGTGTTTCCCAGCTTTGGGCCAGAAAGGAGGGGTGATAACAGTGGGAAATAACTCCCACTTTGATGATGGCAGTGGAAAAATGAGAGATGCCAAAGATCTTATGGATGGAGTCAA GAATGCCACTGTGGTTATAGAAGCTCGTCAGGTTGTCATGAAAATCTTTGAGGATTACACACAGTCCTGGTACTGGATCCTCCT CGGATTGGTTATTGCTATGCTCACCAGCCTGCTCTTCATCGTCCTCCTGCGCTTCTTAGCGGGGATCATGGTCTGGGTTATGATTGTCCTGGTGATCCTGGTCATAGGATACG GTATCTTCCACTGCTACATGGAGTATGCTGCACTGAAAGGAGAACCAGGTTCTGATGTGACTCTACAAGATCTGGGCTTCCAGACAGACTTCACGGTGTATCTGCAGATCAGACAGACTTGGCTCGCCTTCA TGATTATCCTGGCCATTGTGGAGCTCATCATCATCCTACTGCTCATCTTTCTCAGGAAGAGGATCCTCATTGCCGTTGCTCTCATTAAAGAAGCCAGCAG AGCCATCGGACATGTGATGTCTTCTCTTTTCTACCCACTGTTCACGTTCCTTCTCCTGGCCATGGTTATCGCCTACTGGGCAGTAACTGCTGT CTTCTTGTCTACCTCAAATGAACCCATCTACAAAGTCTTCAACGAGACAGCATGCGACCACTCAAGACAAACTTGTGACCCAGCT AACTACACGACCAGTTCCATGAAAAAGGAGTGCCCTGACTCTGAGTGCCTTTTTGCCTTCTACGGTGGAGAGACCGTTTACCACAAATACCTGATCGGCCTGCAGTTCTAcaacgtcttcctcttcttctggtGTGCCAACTTTGTCACGGCTCTGGGACAGATGACCCTGGCCGGGGCCTTCGCCTCGTACTACTGGGCCTTTGTCAAGCCAGATGACATGCCTGCCTTCCCAGTGTTTTCTGCCCTCGGGAGATCTCTCAG GTATCATACAGGAACTCTGGCCTTTGGCTCCCTTATCCTCTCAAtcattcagatcatcagggttTTGCTGGAGTATCTGGACCACAAACTGAAAG GAGCCCAAAATAAGTGTACCAAATTCCTGCTGTGCTGTCTGAAGTGCTGCTTCTGGTGTCTTGAGAAATTCGTCAAGTTCCTAAACAGAAATGCCTACATTATG GTGGCAATTTATGGCAAAAACTTTTGCACCTCTGCCAGAGAtgccttcttcctcctcatgaGGAACATGATCAG GGTGGCTGTCTTGGACAAAGTGACAgatttcctcttgtttttggGCAAACTGCTCATCGTCGGACTCGTGG GGatctttgctttctttttcttctctgggAGAGTGAAGGCCTTTGAGAATACAGCTCCTCATCTCCACTACTACTGGGTGCCTATCCTG ACGGTGGTGATTGGGTCCTACCTCATTGCCCATGGATTCTTCAGTGTGTACGCCATGTGTGTGGACActcttttcctctgtttct gtGAAGACTTGGAGCGCAATGACGGTTCAGCAGCAAGGCCTTATTACATGTCCTCAACGCTCCATGAGATTCTGTGGAAGAACAAGGCTGAGGATCTGCCTTCATCTTCTGCTCAGCAACAGGACGATGAAGACATCCAGTTGAAACCAAAgcaagcagaggaggaggacgcaACTTAA